A window of Melospiza melodia melodia isolate bMelMel2 chromosome Z, bMelMel2.pri, whole genome shotgun sequence contains these coding sequences:
- the SUB1 gene encoding activated RNA polymerase II transcriptional coactivator p15, producing MPKSKELVSSSSSASDSDSEVDKKAKRKKQVTPEKTVKKQKTGESSKGAASSKQSSNRDENMFQIGKMRYVSVRDFKGKVLIDIREYWMDQEGEMKPGRKGISLNPEQWNQLKEQISDIDDAVRKL from the exons aTGCCTAAATCAAAGGAACTTGTATCTTCAAGCTCATCTGCCAGTGATTCAGATAGTGAAGTTGACAAAAAG GCAAAGCGGAAAAAGCAAGTAACTCCAGAAAAGACTGTAAAGAAACAAAAGACTGGTGAAAGTTCAAAAGGTGCAGCTTCTTCTAAGCAAAGCAGTAACAGAGATGAGAATATGTTTCAG ATTGGCAAAATGAGGTATGTCAGTGTTCGAGATTTTAAAGGGAAAGTCTTAATCGATATTAGAGAATACTGGATGGATCAAGAAGGTGAAATGAAGCCTGGCAGAAAAG GTATTTCTTTAAATCCAGAACAGTGgaaccagctgaaggaacagatTTCTGATATTGATGATGCAGTAAGAAAACTCTAA